A region of Diospyros lotus cultivar Yz01 chromosome 3, ASM1463336v1, whole genome shotgun sequence DNA encodes the following proteins:
- the LOC127797430 gene encoding 6-phosphogluconate dehydrogenase, decarboxylating 1 translates to MAIPTRIGLAGLAVMGQNLALNIAEKGFPISVYNRTTSKVDETVERAKQEGNLPVYGFHDPESFVRSIQKPRVIIMLVKAGPPVDQTIKTLSVYMEKGDCIIDGGNEWYENTERREKAMAELGLLYLGMGVSGGEEGARHGPSLMPGGAFEAYKYIEDILLKVAAQVSDSGPCVTYIGKGGSGNFVKMIHNGIEYGDMQLIAEAYDVLKSVGKLSNEELHQVFSEWNKGELLSFLIEITADIFLVKDDKGDGYLVDKVLDKTGMKGTGKWTVQQAAELSVAAPTIASSLDSRFLSGLKEERVEAAKVFKSSGVSDILVDQAVDKQKLIDDVRQALYASKICSYAQGMNLIRAKSMEKGWDLELGELARIWKGGCIIRAIFLDRIKKAYDRNPNLANLLVDPEFAKEMIDRQSAWRRVVCLAINSGVSTPGMSSSLAYFDTYRRGRLPANLVQAQRDYFGAHTYERIDVSGSFHTEWFKISKQAKI, encoded by the coding sequence ATGGCTATCCCAACAAGAATTGGTCTTGCTGGTCTGGCCGTGATGGGACAAAATCTTGCCCTCAACATTGCTGAGAAAGGATTCCCTATTTCTGTTTATAACCGGACCACTTCAAAAGTTGATGAGACTGTTGAACGAGCCAAGCAGGAAGGTAATCTTCCAGTTTATGGCTTTCACGATCCTGAATCCTTTGTTCGCTCAATCCAAAAGCCTCGGGTTATAATAATGCTTGTTAAGGCTGGTCCACCTGTCGACCAAACCATCAAAACTCTCTCTGTATACATGGAGAAAGGAGACTGTATTATTGATGGTGGCAATGAGTGGTATGAGAACactgagagaagagagaaagcaaTGGCTGAGTTGGGTCTGCTTTATCTTGGAATGGGAGTTTCAGGCGGTGAGGAAGGTGCACGACATGGACCCTCTCTGATGCCTGGAGGTGCCTTTGAGGCTTATAAGTACATAGAAGATATACTTCTTAAGGTTGCTGCCCAGGTTTCTGATAGTGGACCTTGTGTTACTTACATTGGTAAAGGTGGATCTGGAAATTTTGTCAAGATGATTCACAATGGGATTGAGTATGGTGATATGCAGCTGATTGCAGAGGCCTATGATGTTCTGAAATCGGTCGGGAAGCTCTCCAATGAGGAACTACACCAGGTTTTCTCAGAGTGGAACAAGGGGGAGCTTCTAAGCTTCTTGATTGAGATCACTGCAGATATATTTTTAGTCAAGGATGATAAGGGAGATGGTTATTTGGTAGACAAGGTTCTGGATAAAACTGGCATGAAGGGTACTGGTAAATGGACAGTTCAGCAAGCTGCTGAGCTGTCTGTTGCGGCACCCACTATAGCCTCATCTTTAGATTCAAGATTCCTTAGTGGGTTGAAGGAGGAAAGGGTTGAAGCTGCAAAGGTATTTAAATCTAGTGGGGTTAGTGACATCCTTGTGGACCAGGCTGTTGATAAGCAGAAGTTGATTGATGATGTAAGACAAGCACTTTATGCTTCCAAAATTTGTAGTTATGCCCAGGGTATGAACTTGATCCGTGCAAAGAGCATGGAGAAAGGGTGGGACTTAGAACTTGGGGAGCTTGCCAGGATTTGGAAGGGAGGTTGTATTATCCGTGCTATATTTTTGGACCGCATTAAGAAGGCCTATGACAGAAACCCTAATCTTGCAAACCTTCTAGTGGATCCAGAATTTGCAAAGGAGATGATTGACCGCCAGTCTGCATGGCGAAGAGTTGTCTGCCTTGCTATCAACTCTGGCGTTAGCACTCCTGGTATGTCTTCAAGTCTTGCTTATTTTGACACATACAGGAGGGGTCGGCTGCCTGCTAATTTGGTCCAAGCTCAAAGGGATTACTTTGGTGCTCATACCTATGAGAGGATTGACGTATCAGGCTCCTTCCATACTGAATGGTTCAAGATTTCCAAACAGGCAAAGATCTGA